In Phaenicophaeus curvirostris isolate KB17595 chromosome 14, BPBGC_Pcur_1.0, whole genome shotgun sequence, a single genomic region encodes these proteins:
- the CHST4 gene encoding carbohydrate sulfotransferase 4 — MGVRAALLEQDLVALPEDLLRSLANVMKSRRVPVLLLLAFLSFLLIHFQFQPCSNNAVTENKSSPVHILILSSWRSGSSFTGQIFSQHPSVFYLMEPAWHVWVRMHQNSAEVLQLAVRDLVRSAFLCDMSVFDIYMSSQKQKSDLFQWETSRALCSPPACDMFSRKDIISARNCKTMCSKYPFSKVEEACKTYSHIVIKEVRFFDLKVLYPLLTDPSLNLKIIHLVRDPRAVFRSREKSEFELKRDSNIVVRSQRTTKEMEPYNAMQVICKSHVDIYKAGTQLIPSFMRDRYLLVRYEDIVRDPLAKAAQMYKFAELHFTPELQNWVHNVTHGKGQGTQAFDIESRDALRVSQAWRDALPFEKIQKVQNVCKDAMDLLGYQLIHSEEQQKDKSLDLSFVQKSSE, encoded by the exons ATGGGTGTGAGGGCAGCTTTGCTTGAACAAGATCTGGTGGCGCTCCCAGAGGATCTGTTAAG gTCCCTCGCAAACGTGATGAAGTCTAGAAGGGTGCCAGTGCTCCTGTTGCTGGCATTTCTGTCCTTCCTTTTGATCCACTTCCAATTCCAACCTTGCAGCAACAATGCCGTCACGGAAAACAAATCTTCTCCGGTCCACATCCTCATTCTCTCCTCCTGGCGGTCAGGATCTTCCTTCACTGGACAAATCTTCAGCCAGCACCCCAGTGTCTTCTACCTGATGGAGCCTGCATGGCATGTGTGGGTTAGGATGCACCAGAACAGTGCTGAAGTCTTACAACTGGCAGTGCGAGACCTAGTCAGGTCGGCCTTTCTGTGTGACATGTCTGTGTTTGATATTTACATGTCTAGCCAGAAGCAAAAGTCTGATTTATTTCAGTGGGAGACAAGCCGAGCCTTGTGCTCCCCCCCTGCCTGCGACATGTTCAGTCGCAAAGACATTATCAGTGCACGCAACTGCAAAACGATGTGTAGCAAATACCCATTCAGCAAGGTGGAGGAAGCTTGTAAAACCTACAGCCATATCGTCATCAAGGAGGTTCGGTTCTTTGACCTGAAAGTTCTCTACCCGCTTctcactgatccatccctgaacCTTAAAATCATTCACTTGGTACGTGATCCTCGGGCTGTGTTCAGGTCCCGAGAGAAGTCAGAATTTGAGCTGAAACGTGACAGCAACATTGTTGTGCGGTCCCAGAGGACAACGAAAGAAATGGAGCCCTACAACGCAATGCAAGTGATCTGCAAAAGCCATGTCGACATTTACAAGGCAGGCACTCAGCTCATTCCCAGCTTCATGAGAGACCGCTACTTGCTGGTTCGCTATGAAGACATCGTCAGAGACCCGCTGGCAAAGGCTGCTCAGATGTACAAGTTCGCAGAACTCCATTTCACACCAGAACTTCAGAATTGGGTGCACAACGTCACCCATGGGAAGGGACAAGGTACACAGGCTTTTGATATTGAGTCCAGAGATGCGTTGAGAGTATCCCAGGCCTGGAGGGATGCCCTTCcctttgaaaaaatacagaaagtgcAAAATGTGTGCAAAGATGCTATGGACCTGCTGGGCTACCAGCTCATTCACtctgaagaacagcagaaagataAGTCACTGGATCTTTCGTTTGTGCAGAAATCCTCTGAGTAA